GATCTTCGGGCCGTGGCGCGGCGAGGACGAGGCGTTCTTCCAGAGCGTCCTTGCCTATTTCACCGAAGCCACCGGCATCGATGTCAAATACTCCTCTTCCGAAAATTACGAACAGCAGATCGTCATCGATACGCAGGCAGGCTCGCCGCCGAACATTGCCGTTCTGCCGCAGCCCGGCCTCCTGGCCGATCTCGCCAGCAAGGGCTTCCTGACGCCGCTCGGCGATGACAACTCCAAGTGGATCAAGGACAATTACGGCGCCGGCGACAGCTGGGTCGGCTACGGCACCTACAAGGGCAAGGACGGCAAGGAGGCCTTCTACGCCTTCCCGTATAAGGCCGACGTGAAATCGCTGGTCTGGTACGTGCCGGAGAATTTCGAGGAAGCCGGTTACAAGATCCCGACAACCATGGAAGAACTGCATGCCCTGACCGACCAGATCGTCAAGGACGGCGGCGTTCCCTGGTGCATCGGTCTCGGTTCCGGCGGCGCCACCGGCTGGCCGGCGACCGACTGGGTCGAGGACCTCATGCTGCGCATGCAGCCGCCGGAAGCCTACGACAAGTGGACGACCAACGAGCTGAAGTTCACCGATCCGGCCGTCGTTGCCGCGATCGACGAGTTCGGCAAGTTCGCCAAGAACGCGAAATACGTCGATGGCGGCGTCGCAGCGGTGGCCTCGACCGATTTCCGCGACAGCCCGAAGGGCCTCTTTGCGGTTCCGCCGAAGTGCTACATGCACCATCAGGCCTCGTTCATCCCGTCCTTCTTCCCTGAGGGCACGAAGCTCGGCCAGGATGCCGACTTCTTCTACATGCCGACCTTTGCGTCGCATCCCGAACTCGGCAAGCCGGTTCTCGGCGCCGGCACGCTCGTCTCGATCGCCAAGGACTCGAAGACGGCCCGCGCCTTCATCGACTTCCTGAAGACCCCGATTGCGCATGAGGTCTGGATGGCGCAGTCGAGCTTCCTGACGCCGTATAAGGGCGTCAGCACCGAGGCCTATGCCAATCCGCAGATGAAGAAGGAAGGCGAGATCCTGACCTCCGCCACCACCTTCCGCTTCGACGGTTCCGATCTGATGCCGGGCAAGATCGGCGCCGGCGCCTTCTGGACGGGCATGGTCGATTTCGTCGGCGGCAAGTCCGCTGAAGAGGCCGCTGGCGAAATCCAGAGCGCCTGGGACGGCATCAAGTAATCTTTCAAAATTATGCCGCCGGCTTGCCGGCGGCATGGCTTGCATGACTGGCCGGGCTCGCAAAGAGCCCGGCCATCGCAGGATATACTGTGATTGGGCTATACAAAAAGATTGACGGTGACCGGCGTTGACCCGTCAGAATAAAAACCGGTCGGAATAAGATCAGGGGAAGCAGGGGAGGGACGAAATGCTGTCGCAGATAGTGTCCGCTTTGGGCGTCGTGGTCGGAGCCGTTATCGCATGCTCGGCCTATTTCTATTTTTCGAACAAGATCCTGGATCTCGCACTGCCGGTGAAGGATGGCGACATCCGCGCCGCATCACGCAATCTCAACCGCCGTGCACTCGTCCGGCCGTGGTTGTTCATCGGCCCGGCGCTCTTCCTGCTCATCGTCTATCTCGTCTATCCGGTCGTTGCGACCTTCATCCTCTCCTTCTACGACCGCACCGGTCTGCAATTCGTCGGCCTCGCCAATTACAAATGGGCAATCGGCGACCGCGAATTCCGCCAGTCGATCTTCAATAACATCCTCTGGCTTGCCGTGGTGCCGGCCGCCTGCACCTTCTTCGGCCTCGTCATCGCCGTGATGACCGATCGCATCTGGTGGGGCAATATCGCCAAGAGCATCGTCTTCATGCCGATGGCGATCTCCTTCGTCGGCGCCTCGGTCATCTGGAAATTCATCTATGAATATCGCGGCGGCAACGACGTCCAGATCGGCCTGCTGAACGCCATCGTCCAGACTTTCGGCGGCACACCGGAGGTGTGGATCTCTATTCCCTTCTGGAACAACTTCTTCCTGATGATCATCCTGATCTGGATCCAGACCGGTTTTGCTATGGTCATCCTGTCGGCGGCTCTTCGCGGCATTCCGGAAGAGACGATCGAAGCCGCCGTCATCGACGGCGCTAATGGCTGGCAGATCTTCTGGCGCATCATGGTGCCGCAGGTCTGGGGCAGCATCGCCGTCGTCTGGACGACCATCACCATCCTCGTCCTCAAAGTCTTCGACATCGTGCTGACCATGACCAACGGCCAGTGGCAGACGATGGTGCTGGCGAACCTGATGTTCGACTGGATGTTCCGCGGCGGCGGCGATTCCGGCCGAAGCGCGGTCATCGCCATCATCATCATGCTCGCCGTCACGCCGATCATGGTCTGGAACGTGCGCCGCGCCAATCGCGAACTGAAGGGGCACTGAGATGACCGCTATCGGAAGCTACTTCAAGATCGGCCCCGCCCGTCTCTTCGTTCACGCAGCCGTTCTGCTGATCGTCATTATCTGGCTGATCCCGACGCTCGGCATCTTCGTCAGCGCGCTGCGCGACAAGGACCAGATCGTCGTCTCCGGCTGGTGGACGGCCTTCGTCGGCTCGACGCAAACCGCCGCGGTCCGCCTCGGTACACCCGACCAGCAAAAGCAGGAAGGTGCGACCTACGTCATCTCGGGCAATGTGCTGGAAGGCCAGACCGGCCGGGCGGTGAAGGCCTTCGGCAACCGCATACAGCAGCCCGCCGCTTATAAGGCTGGCGAGACCGCCGATCTCGGCGACGGCGAAACTCTGCAGATCAACAGCGACGGCAGCTACCGCTATGTGAAGAACGCCGCCTTCTCGCCCGACGAACGCCCGAAGCGCATCTATGCATCCGTTTCTGCGCCGCCGGAGTTCACGATGGCGAACTACAAGACGGTTCTGACCGGCGAGGGCATTGGCCAGTCCTTCATCAACTCGCTGACCGTGACGATCCCGGCGACGATCATCCCGATCCTGATTGCCGCTTTCGCCGCCTATGCCCTGAGCTGGATGGAGTTTCCCGGCCGCGGGCTGCTGATTGCGCTCGTCGTCGGCCTCATCGTCGTGCCGCTGCAGATGTCGCTGATCCCGCTGCTGCGCCTCTATAACGAGATCGGCAACCTGCTCGGCCAGCCGTCGAAGACCTATCCCGGCATCTGGCTGGCCCACACCGCCTTCGGCATGCCGCTCGCCATCTATCTCTTGCGGGCCTATATTGCCGGCCTGCCGAAGGAGATCATCGAATCCGCCCGCGTCGATGGCGCGAGCGATTTCGAGATCTTCGTCCGCATTGTTTTGCCTCTGTCCTTCCCGGCACTCGCCTCCTTCGCCATCTTCCAGTTCCTGTGGGTGTGGAACGACCTGCTCGTCGCCATGGTCTTCCTCGGCACCGACAAGGACCACCTCGTGCTGACCGGCAGCCTGAACGCGCTGCTCGGCTCGCGCGGCGGTAATTGGGAGATTTTGACGGCGTCAGCCTTCGTCACCATCATCGTGCCGCTGCTCGTCTTCTTCGGGCTGCAGCGTTACCTGGTGCGCGGTCTGCTGGCGGGTTCGGTCAAGGGAGGCTGACCATTCCCGAACGTGACTTCAAACAGGATATTCCATGAACGTGGCTTCCCAATCGATCTCGACCCCTGACAAGGACTGGTGGCGCGGCGCGGTGATCTATCAGATCTACCCGCGCTCCTACCAGGATTCGAACGGCGACGGCATCGGCGACCTGAAGGGCATCACCGCCCGCCTGCCGCATGTGGCAAGCCTTGGCGTCGATGCCATCTGGATCTCGCCCTTTTTCACCTCGCCGATGCGCGATTTCGGTTATGACGTCTCCGATTACGAGAATGTCGATTCGATCTTCGGCACGCTGGTGGATTTCGACACGATGATCGCCGAGGCCCATCGCCTCGGCATCCGCGTGATGATCGACCTCGTCATCTCCCACAGCTCGGATCAGCATCCGTGGTTTGCGCAGAGCCGCTCCAGCAAGACCAACGCCAAGGCCGACTGGTATGTCTGGGCCGACGCCAAGCCGGATGGCACGCCGCCGAACAACTGGCTGTCGATCTTCGGCGGCTCGGCATGGGCGTGGGATCCGACGCGCATGCAATATTACATGCACAATTTCCTGACCTCGCAGCCGGACATGAACCTGCATAACCCTGAGGTGCAGGACCGTCTGCTGGATGTCGTGCGCTTCTGGCTCAATCGCGGCGTCGACGGCTTCCGCCTCGACACCATCAACTTCTATTTCCATGACACGCAGCTGCGCGACAATCCGGCGCTCGCGCCCGAGCGCCGCAACGCCTCGACGGCGCCGGCGGTCAATCCCTATAATTTTCAGGAGCATATCTACGACAAGAACCGCCCTGAGAACCTTGCCTTCCTGAAGCGCTTCCGTGCCGTTCTCGAAGAATTCCCGGCGATCGCCGCCGTCGGCGAAGTCGGCGACAGCCAGCGCGGCCTTGAAATCGTCGGCGAATACACCTCCGGCAATGACAAGATGCATATGTGCTATGCCTTCGAATTCCTGGCGCCCGATCCGCTGACGCCGGAGCGCGTCGAAGAGGTGATGCAGGATTTCGAAGCCGCCGCGCCCGATGGCTGGGCCTGCTGGGCCTTCTCCAATCACGACGTCATGCGCCATGTCAGCCGTTGGGGCGGGCTGGTCGCCGATCATGACGCCTTTGCCAAGCTTTATGCCTCGTTGCTGATGACCATGCGCGGCTCCGTCTGCCTCTATCAGGGCGAGGAGCTGGCGCTGACCGAGGCCGATCTCGCCTATCAGGACCTGCAGGACCCCTATGGCATTCAATTCTGGCCGGAATTCAAGGGCCGCGACGGCTGCCGCACGCCGATGGTCTGGGACAGCCAGGTCGCCCAGGGCGGCTTCTCGACGGTCAAGCCCTGGTTGCCGGTGCCGGTCGAGCATATCCTGCGTGCCGTCAGCGTCCAGTTGGGCGACGAGGCTTCGGTGCTGGAGCACTATCGCCGCTTCATCGCCTTCCGCAAGCTGCACCCGGCTTTTGCCAAGGGCGAGATCGAATTCGAGGAACAACAGGGCGATAGCCTGGTCTTCACCCGTGAATACGGCAATGAGAAGCTGCTTTGCATCTTCAACATAAGCCCGGCCGAGGCCGCCGTCATCCTGCCTGCGGGAGAATGGCAGGCATTGACGGGCCACGGCTTTACCAGCAACAACTATGGCGACAAGATCGATATTCCGGCCTGGGGGGCGTATTTCGCCCGTCTTGCCTAAGGAACATAGGCCTAAGGAAACACAGGCCCAGGGAACACAGGGAGAGAGAAATGACTGGACTGACGCTGAAGGATATCCGCAAATCCTACGGTTCCGTGGACGTTCTCCACGGTATCGACCTCGATATCAAGCAGGGCGAATTCATCGTCTTCGTCGGTCCGTCCGGCTGTGGCAAGTCCACGCTTCTGCGCATGATCGCCGGTCTCGAGGCGATCACCGGCGGTGAGATGTATATCGATGGCCATCTCGTCAATGACGTGCCGCCCTCCAAGCGCGGCATCGCCATGGTCTTCCAGTCCTATGCGCTCTACCCGCATATGACCGTGTTCGATAACATGGCTTTCGGCATGAAGATCGCCGGCGAAAGCAAGCAGGAAATCGATCGCCGCGTCCGGGCGGCGGCCGAGAGCCTGCAACTGACCCAATATCTCGGTCGCCTGCCGAAGGCGCTTTCCGGCGGCCAGCGCCAGCGCGTGGCGATCGGCCGCGCCATCTGCCGCGATCCCAAGGTCTTCCTGTTCGACGAGCCGCTGTCCAACCTCGATGCCGCGCTGCGCGTCGCGACCCGCATCGAGATCGCCCGCCTGAACGAACAGATGGCCGATACGACGATGATCTACGTTACCCACGACCAGGTCGAGGCGATGACGCTGGCTGATCGCATCGTCGTTCTCTCCGCCGGCAATATCGAGCAGGTCGGCGCACCGCTGGACCTCTACGAGCGCCCGGCAAACCTCTTCGTTGCAAAATTCATCGGCTCGCCGGCGATGAACATCATTCCGGCGACGGTCGCCGGAACCGGAAGCCAGACAACGGTGACCCTGACCGGCGGCATGTCGGTGACCCTCGATGTGGCGACTGACACGTCGGAAATGGGCAAGCAGGCAAGCTTCGGCGTTCGTCCGGAGGATCTCCGAGTTGCCGATGGCGCCGACTACCTGTTTGAAGGTGAAGTGTCGATCGTCGAAGCGCTCGGCGAAGTGACGTTGCTTTATATCGAGGGCCTGGTCCCGGGCGAGCCGATCGTCGTCAAGCTGCCCGGCATCTATGATGTCAAGAAGGGCCAGAGGATGCGGTTTGCCGCCGACAGGCAGAAGTTGCATCTGTTTGACGCAACCGGCCATACCTACCGGAAGTGAGGCGGCCATTTTTGGGGTGATGTTCCTAAGAATTGTGCGGGACGGACCGAATTCTCACTTTCTGTTAAAGATCGGCTGCTACCTTTTCCCTGTCAATTTATGAGGGGGATAAGCAGGTGGCCGCTTCCAATCCGTCACAGCCAAAATCTCATTTCCTGAGCAAGGAAGAATCCTTCATGTATGACCGCGAGGCGCGGTTCAAAATGGAGGACACCATGAACGCCGCGCGCATCGAATATACGGAAAAGGGCGTCATGCACGCGGCTTCGCGCCGCTGCGACATTGTCCGGATTTCGATGAGCAGCGCGACGCTCGCGATCCTGACCCAGTTCAACCTGCCGAAGCAGTTCTATCTGGATATTCCGGATGCCCGCATCACCAAGGTCGGCTGCCTGCTGATGAAGGTCAACGCCAACAACACAGTGGAAGTTCGCTTCCTGCGCCTGCTGACGCAGAAGGAGCTGAACAAGATCTTCGTCTACAGCACCCATCCGGCGCACCGCGACTACGTTCTCGATATTCGAGCCTAAAGCCGCGCGTCCGCCAGGACGTGTGAATGCTCACTACTTGAGTATGCGGATTGAAATCAAAAACCCGCGGGGGCTTCAGGCTCCCCGCGGGTTTTTGTTTGCCAGAAGCCACCCGCTCAGTGGTGGAAGAGCACGCTCGCACCCTGGTCCGAAGCTCCGACGGCGCGGCGGAACGGCGCGAAGAGTTCGCGGCCCATGCCGAATTCATTGTCGGAGAGATCGACGACGACAGGCTCGCGCTCGGCCAAATCAGCCGCATCGACGAGCAGCTCGAGCGTGCCCTTGATCGCGTCGAGGCGAATGATGTCGCCCTCGCGGATGCGGGCGATCGGGCCGCCGTCGACCGCTTCCGGCGTCACGTGGATCGCGGCCGGCACCTTGCCGGATGCGCCGGACATACGCCCGTCGGTCAGCAGCGCCACGCGGAAGCCGCGGTCCTGCAGCACGCCGAGCGGCGGCGTCAGCTTGTGCAGTTCCGGCATGCCGTTCGCCTTCGGGCCTTGGAAGCGCACGACGGCGATGAAATCGCGGTTGAGCTTGCCTTCCTTGAAGGCGTCCTGCAGCTCCTGCTGGCTGTGGAAGATGATTGCCGGCGCCTCGATGATGTGGCGCTCCGGCTTGACGGCCGAGATCTTGATGACCGCCTTGCCGAGATTGCCGCGCAGCATCTTCAGCCCGCCATTCGCCTGGAACGGTGTTTCGATGCTGGAAAGCACTTTGGGGTCGACGCTTTTTTCCGGCGACGGCTCGCGCAGGACGGCACCGTTTTCACCGAGACGGGCGTCGACCGTATAGGCTTGGAGACCGTGGCCGAAGACGGTGCGGACGTCGTCATGCACCAAGCCGTGTTTCAAGAGTTCCTTGATGAGGAAACCCATGCCGCCGGCCGCCTGGAAATGGTTCACGTCGGCAAGTCCGTTCGGATAGACGCGAGCAAGCAGCGGGACGATTTCCGAAAGCTCGGCAATGTCCTGCCAGGTAAGATGGATGCCCGCCGCCCGCGCCATGGCGACGAGGTGCAGCGTATGGTTGGTCGAGCCGCCGGTCGCATGCAGGCCGACGACGCCGTTGACGACCGAGCGCTCATCGATCATCTCGCCGGCAGGCGTGAATTCGTTGCCGAGCGCGGTGATCGCCAACGCCCGCTTGGCGGCTTCGCGCGTCAGCGCTTCGCGCAGCGGCGTGCCGGGATTGATGAAGGACGAGCCGGGCATGTGGAAGCCCATGATCTCCATCAGCATCTGGTTGGAATTGGCGGTGCCGTAGAAGGTGCAGGTGCCGGGGCCGTGATAGGATTTCGATTCCGCCTCCAGCAGTTCGGCGCGTCCGACCTTGCCCTCGGCAAAGAGCTGGCGCACGCGTGACTTTTCGTCGTTCGGCAGGCCTGTGGTCATCGGACCGGCCGGAACGAAGATCGACGGCAGGTGTCCGAAGGACAGGGCCGCGATCACGAGGCCCGGCACGATCTTGTCGCAGACGCCGAGGAAGAGGGCGGCATCGAACATGTTGTGCGACAGGCCGACGCCCGCCGACATGGCGATCAGGTCGCGCGAGAACAGCGAGAGCTCCATGCCCGGCTGTCCCTGGGTGACGCCGTCGCACATCGCCGGCACGCCGCCGGCCACCTGCGCCACGCCGCCTGCTTGGGCTGCCGCCTCGCGGATGATCGCCGGATAGGTCTCGAACGGCTGGTGGGCCGAGAGCATGTCGTTATAGGCGGTGATGATGCCGAGATTGGGGATGCGGTCGCCGGCGAGCGCATCCTTGTCGGCGGGGGAACAGACCGCGAAGCCATGGGCAAGGTTGGCGCAGCCAAGCACCGAGCGCGCGACACCCTTGGAAGCGGCGGCGCGCAGGCGTTCAAGGTAGCGCTCGCGGCTTGGTTTCGAGCGTTCGACGATGCGATCGGTGATCGCAGAAATGCGTGCGTGAGCGGACATGGAAAATCCCTGCCTTGTTCGTTGTCTCTATCTGTTTCGGCGGCTCTGGCCTGAATCTCGGTCCGGATGACGGCGGATCAGGGAGCCCAGTAGATCTCGACCGGGGAAGTGGCCCGGCGCAGAACGGCGCGGATCGGCATTTCTGCCTCGTCACCGCTGCCTTCCGCCTTGGCGAGAACGTCTTTTTTGCCTTCGCCCTCAATATGGAGAACCAGGAGTGCGGCATCCTGAAGACTGGAGAAGGTGAAGGTCAGGCGCGGCTCACCGGCTCCTTCCGCTTCCATGGTGATGATGCCGCGCGGCGTCGATGCATCGATTGCCTTGGCAAGATTGCTGCCGCCGGGAAAGAATGAGGCGGTGTGGCCGTCGCCACCCATGCCGAGGATGACGATGTCGAAGGGTGAACTGATCGCCCTGGTCTTCTCGGTTGCGAGCCTTGCCGCCTCCTCCGCGGAGGCAGCATCCTGATAGAGCGGCAGGAAGCGTGCCGCCTTTGCCTTGTTCTGCAGCAGATTGGCATCGACCAGCAAATGGTTCGAGCGCGGATTGTCGGCCGGCACGAAACGTTCGTCGACAAGCGTGATCGTCACCTTGTCCCAGGCGATGTCGCGCGTCGAAAGCGCCTGGAAGAAGACCTTCGGCGTCGAGCCGCCGGAAACGGCGATGGACGCCGTTCCGCGGGCGGCAATCGCCGCCGAAAGCGTATCGGCGACCTTGTCGGCGAGGCTGCCGGCGAGGTCTGCGGCGCTGGCGAAGGAATGCAGGGTCGATACCATCGATTTCGTCCTAGATTTCGTCATGCCAAGTGCGGCCGTCACGCTCGATCAGCGCGATGGCCTGGCTCGGCCCCCAGGTGCCCGCCGTATAGCCCTGCACCTGCTGGCCGGTCGTTTCCCAACCCTTGAGGATCGGATCCACCCATTTCCATGCGGCTTCGACTTCGTCGCGGCGCATGAACAGCGTCTGGTTGGAACGGATCACGTCCATCAACAGGCGCTCGTAGGCGTCGGGATTGCGGACGTTGAAGGCCTGGGCGAAGCTCATGTCGAGCGAGACGTTGCGCAGACGCATGCCGCCCGGACCCGGATCCTTGATCATCAGCGACTGCTTGACGCCCTCATCCGGCTGCAGGCGGATGATCAGCTGGTTGGCGTTGATGCGCCCGGCCGCCTGGTCGAAGATCGCGTGCGGGATCGGCTTGAAGGTAATGACGATCTCGGACATGCGCCCGGTCAGGCGTTTGCCGGTTCTTATATAGAAGGGAACGCCGGCCCAGCGCCAGTTGTTGATCTCGGCCTTGATGGCGACGAAGGTTTCGGTGTTAGAGACGCCGCCTTCGAGTTCTTCGAGGTAGCCCTTGACCGGGCCGGTGCCCGATGCGCCGGCGCGATACTGGCCGCGCACCGTCGCCTGCTCGACGTTGGAAGCATTGAGCGGCTTCAGCGCGCGCAGCACCTTCAGCTTCTCGTCGCGCACGGCTTCCGAATCCATCGACGAGGGCACTTCCATCGCCGTCAGGCAGAGCAACTGCAGGATGTGGTTCTGCACCATGTCGCGCAGTGCGCCCGCCGTGTCGTAATAGCCGGCGCGGCCTTCGAGGCCGACCGATTCAGCCACGGTGATCTGCACGTGGTCGATGTAATTGGCGTTCCACAGCGGCTCGTAGAGCGCGTTGGCGAAGCGCAGCGCCATCAGGTTCTGCACCGTCTCCTTGCCGAGATAATGGTCGATGCGGAAGATCTGCTCTTCCTTGAAGGCGCGGCCGATCGTGTCGTTGAGCTGCAGCGCCGAGGCCAGGTCGCGGCCGATCGGCTTCTCGACGACGATGCGGGTCGACTTGGTGATTAGCTTGTGGTCGTGGATCTTCTGCGAGATATCGCCGAAGATGCCCGGAGCGACGGCGAGGTAGAAGGCGCGCACGCGATCCTTGCCTTCGTCGAGCAGCTTCTTCAGCTGATCCCAGCCGGCATCCGTGCGGGCGTCGACCGAGACGTAGTAGAGGCGGGCACAGAATTTCTCCACCTCCGCCTCGTCATATTCACCCTTCTTCAGGTGCTCGTTCAGCGCATCCTTGGCGAATTTGCGGTATTCCTCGTGCGTCAACGGGCTGCGCGAGGCGCCGATCACGCGGGTCGGTTCGCTGAACTGGCCTTCGATCTGGCGATGATACAGCGCGGGCAGAAGCTTGCGTTCTGCAAGGTCGCCGCTGCCGCCGAAGACGACATAATCAAAGGGCTCAACGGGAATGATTTGGCTGCTCATGAGCTTGTCTCTCAATCAGGCTGGTTGGCGGCTCTTTTAATCTAATCGATTTAAAAAAGCCAGTGTGCAGTGCAATGAATCTCTCAGGAACCGGTTTTAGAGCGAATTTCCAGAAGAGGAAATCCGCAATCGGACTAAAATTTGTCGCGAAGTGCAAACCACGACAAGGCGAGGAAAAGCAACGGCGCCCGCATCCGGGCTCCGCCGGGAAAGGCGGGAATATCGAGCGATGTGAAGAGATCGAGATCGCCGGATTTTCCAAGCACCGTTTCCGCATAGAGCTTGCCACAGTAGTTTGACAGCATGACGCCATGGCCGGAATAACCGCCGATCGAGATGACCCCGGGCATGACCTCGCGCACGAAGGGTTGGCGCGGCAGGGTGATGCCGACGCTGCCGCCCCAGGAATGGGTGATCTCGATATCCCTCAGCTCTGGATAGATCTCGGCGATCTGTCGGCGAATGTGCTCTGAAATGTCCCGCGGATTGTCCGAGGTATAGGCCTCGCGCCCGCCGAACAGCAGGCGGCCGTCACCGAATTTGCGGAAGTAGCGCACGACGAAGCGCGAATCGGCCACGGCCTCGCCCCCGGGCAGCACGTCGGCATGCCCGTCGAGCGGCGCCGTGGCGCCGATGAAGGAGCGGATCGGCATGACATGGCTTGCCGTTACCGGCTCGAGGTCGCCGATATGGCCGTTGCAGGCGATCAGCGCGCGCTCAGTGGTGATCGTTCCCCTTTCGGTTTCGATCGTCACCTTGCCGCCGCTTTGGCGGATCGCCGTCGCCTTGGTCATCTCGAAGATTTCAGCACCGGCATTGGCCGCGACCCGCGCGAGCCCGACCAGCAGCTTCAGCGGATGGATGTGGCCGGTGCCGACATCGCGTACACCGCAATGGAAACGCTTCGAACCGAGCCTCTCCTGCGTTTCCTTCTCGTCCATGAAGCTCAGATGCGGATAGCCGTAGCGTAAGGCGGCGATTTCGGCATTTTCGTAATAGTCGCGTTTGTAGCTCGCCTTGTGTGCGACGTTGAGCTGGCCGGGCACATAGTCGATCTCGATCTGATGCTCGCGGGCGAAATCGATGAGATGGCGCTTGGCCGCTTCGGCAAGATCGAACAGCGCCTTCGAGCGTTCGTAGCCGATCTTCTCCTCGAGTTCTTCCGGCCACCATCGCTGACCGGTGCCGAGCTGGCCGCCATTGCGCCCGGACGCCCCGTCGCCGAAGCGGCAGGCGTCGATCAGGATCACCGAAATGCCTGATTTGGCAAGATTATAGGCGGCCTGCAGGCCGGTATAGCCGCCGCCGATTATGGCGACGTCTGATGTTCTCGAGCCGTCGAGAGCGGGGTAGGTGGGGCGCTCCCCGACGGTTGCCTGATACCAGGACAGCCCGGGCGCGATCGGGCTCTGCCACGTCTCCTGCGATGCCATTTGGTGCTTGCCTCACACGTTGAGCAGAAGGAATTCCCGCTCCCAGGGGCTGATCACCTGCATGAAGGTCTCGAACTCGCCGCGCTTGACGCCGGCATAAAGGCCGATGAACTGCTTGCCGAATATCTCCTCGAAGGCGGGTTCGTCCTCGAGCAGCGCCACGGCCTCCAGCAGGCCGCGCGGCAGGTCGATCGATCCTTCATTGGCCGAATCCTCGGTCGGCGCCGTCGGCTCGATCTGCTTCATGATGCCGAGCAGGCCGGAGGCGAGCGAGGCGGCGAGCGCGAGATAGGGATTGGCGTCCGAGCTCGGCAGCCGGTTTTCCACGCGCCGCGCCTGCGGATCGGAGACCGGGACACGGAAGGCCGTCGTCCGGTTGTCGTAACCCCAGGCATTGTTGACCGGGCAGGACATATCGGGCTGCAGGCGCCGGTAGGAATTCACATAGGGCGCCAGCATCGCCATCGCGCTCGGCACGAATTTCTGCATGCCGCCGATGAAGTGGAAGAATTCCTTCGAAGCCGATCCATCGGCATTGGAGAAGATGTTCTTGCCGGTCTCGATATCGACCACCGACTGGTGGATATGCATCGCCGAACCCGGCTGGCCCTGCATCGGCTTGGCCATGAAGGTTGCATAGATGTCGTGTTTCAGCGCCGCTTCGCGGATCGTCCGCTTGAACAGGAACACCTGATCGGCAAGCTCGATCGGATTGCCGTGGCGCAGGTTGATCTCGAGCTGCGCCGGTCCCTCTTCATGGATCAGCGTGTCGATCTCCAGCCCCTGCTTCTCCGAGAAATGATAGACGTCATCGATCAGTTCGTCGAACTCGTTGATGCCGGCGATCGAATAGCCCTGGCCGCCGAGGATCGAGCGGCCG
This Rhizobium brockwellii DNA region includes the following protein-coding sequences:
- the edd gene encoding phosphogluconate dehydratase; amino-acid sequence: MSAHARISAITDRIVERSKPSRERYLERLRAAASKGVARSVLGCANLAHGFAVCSPADKDALAGDRIPNLGIITAYNDMLSAHQPFETYPAIIREAAAQAGGVAQVAGGVPAMCDGVTQGQPGMELSLFSRDLIAMSAGVGLSHNMFDAALFLGVCDKIVPGLVIAALSFGHLPSIFVPAGPMTTGLPNDEKSRVRQLFAEGKVGRAELLEAESKSYHGPGTCTFYGTANSNQMLMEIMGFHMPGSSFINPGTPLREALTREAAKRALAITALGNEFTPAGEMIDERSVVNGVVGLHATGGSTNHTLHLVAMARAAGIHLTWQDIAELSEIVPLLARVYPNGLADVNHFQAAGGMGFLIKELLKHGLVHDDVRTVFGHGLQAYTVDARLGENGAVLREPSPEKSVDPKVLSSIETPFQANGGLKMLRGNLGKAVIKISAVKPERHIIEAPAIIFHSQQELQDAFKEGKLNRDFIAVVRFQGPKANGMPELHKLTPPLGVLQDRGFRVALLTDGRMSGASGKVPAAIHVTPEAVDGGPIARIREGDIIRLDAIKGTLELLVDAADLAEREPVVVDLSDNEFGMGRELFAPFRRAVGASDQGASVLFHH
- the pgl gene encoding 6-phosphogluconolactonase; this translates as MVSTLHSFASAADLAGSLADKVADTLSAAIAARGTASIAVSGGSTPKVFFQALSTRDIAWDKVTITLVDERFVPADNPRSNHLLVDANLLQNKAKAARFLPLYQDAASAEEAARLATEKTRAISSPFDIVILGMGGDGHTASFFPGGSNLAKAIDASTPRGIITMEAEGAGEPRLTFTFSSLQDAALLVLHIEGEGKKDVLAKAEGSGDEAEMPIRAVLRRATSPVEIYWAP
- the zwf gene encoding glucose-6-phosphate dehydrogenase, with the protein product MSSQIIPVEPFDYVVFGGSGDLAERKLLPALYHRQIEGQFSEPTRVIGASRSPLTHEEYRKFAKDALNEHLKKGEYDEAEVEKFCARLYYVSVDARTDAGWDQLKKLLDEGKDRVRAFYLAVAPGIFGDISQKIHDHKLITKSTRIVVEKPIGRDLASALQLNDTIGRAFKEEQIFRIDHYLGKETVQNLMALRFANALYEPLWNANYIDHVQITVAESVGLEGRAGYYDTAGALRDMVQNHILQLLCLTAMEVPSSMDSEAVRDEKLKVLRALKPLNASNVEQATVRGQYRAGASGTGPVKGYLEELEGGVSNTETFVAIKAEINNWRWAGVPFYIRTGKRLTGRMSEIVITFKPIPHAIFDQAAGRINANQLIIRLQPDEGVKQSLMIKDPGPGGMRLRNVSLDMSFAQAFNVRNPDAYERLLMDVIRSNQTLFMRRDEVEAAWKWVDPILKGWETTGQQVQGYTAGTWGPSQAIALIERDGRTWHDEI
- a CDS encoding NAD(P)/FAD-dependent oxidoreductase; this encodes MASQETWQSPIAPGLSWYQATVGERPTYPALDGSRTSDVAIIGGGYTGLQAAYNLAKSGISVILIDACRFGDGASGRNGGQLGTGQRWWPEELEEKIGYERSKALFDLAEAAKRHLIDFAREHQIEIDYVPGQLNVAHKASYKRDYYENAEIAALRYGYPHLSFMDEKETQERLGSKRFHCGVRDVGTGHIHPLKLLVGLARVAANAGAEIFEMTKATAIRQSGGKVTIETERGTITTERALIACNGHIGDLEPVTASHVMPIRSFIGATAPLDGHADVLPGGEAVADSRFVVRYFRKFGDGRLLFGGREAYTSDNPRDISEHIRRQIAEIYPELRDIEITHSWGGSVGITLPRQPFVREVMPGVISIGGYSGHGVMLSNYCGKLYAETVLGKSGDLDLFTSLDIPAFPGGARMRAPLLFLALSWFALRDKF
- a CDS encoding glutamine synthetase family protein, whose translation is MSPKKTTLKPARNVPASKKTPPEPGSLRGVANWKEAARWLRDRGIEDIECITPDLAGVARGKMMPSSKFTSNTSLALPSAIYRHTISGEYPDETESFRYEPRDSDLKLMPDLSTLSVVPWETDPTAQVICDIVDSDGGEVPYTPRNVLKRIMSLYHERGWKPIVAPEIEFYLVAKNDDPDYPLHPPKGRSGRSILGGQGYSIAGINEFDELIDDVYHFSEKQGLEIDTLIHEEGPAQLEINLRHGNPIELADQVFLFKRTIREAALKHDIYATFMAKPMQGQPGSAMHIHQSVVDIETGKNIFSNADGSASKEFFHFIGGMQKFVPSAMAMLAPYVNSYRRLQPDMSCPVNNAWGYDNRTTAFRVPVSDPQARRVENRLPSSDANPYLALAASLASGLLGIMKQIEPTAPTEDSANEGSIDLPRGLLEAVALLEDEPAFEEIFGKQFIGLYAGVKRGEFETFMQVISPWEREFLLLNV